The Shinella zoogloeoides genome includes a region encoding these proteins:
- a CDS encoding FecR family protein — MGALSLEKPDRNVPGIEPADAGSVADQALDWFVRLQGAEDPAELAAFGRWRGESAQNERAYAELLRIWNLPEVAAASQNLARAQGTQGRRPVPASGRSARRPGMRTVAAMAACIALVVGVLEYPALLIRWQADYLTAAGEQKDVTLPDGSRMLLNTASAVALDFEGGRRDVRVLDGEAWFDVRHDPAHPFRVAGRYGEAEVKGTSFAVRSGDEGDRVVLERGRVDVARLPDRGQGVELRPGEMIEVEEDALSPIRPADPVRDLAWREGRVIFYSKPFGAVIRELSRYYGGRVITLNDRAADVLVSGNYRLEEAENAIRSLAEVVGAKWTRLPGGVIILR, encoded by the coding sequence ATGGGCGCTTTGAGCCTGGAGAAACCCGACCGGAACGTTCCGGGCATCGAGCCGGCAGATGCAGGGTCCGTCGCGGACCAGGCGCTGGACTGGTTCGTCCGCCTGCAGGGGGCCGAGGATCCGGCCGAGCTGGCGGCATTCGGCCGCTGGCGCGGCGAGAGCGCGCAGAACGAGCGGGCCTATGCCGAACTTCTGCGGATCTGGAACCTGCCGGAGGTCGCCGCCGCCTCGCAGAACCTCGCGCGGGCGCAGGGCACGCAGGGCCGCCGACCCGTTCCCGCAAGCGGCCGGTCGGCGCGCCGACCCGGGATGAGGACCGTGGCGGCGATGGCCGCGTGCATCGCTCTCGTCGTCGGCGTGCTGGAATATCCCGCGCTCCTGATCCGCTGGCAGGCGGATTATCTGACGGCCGCCGGCGAGCAGAAGGATGTCACTCTGCCGGACGGCTCGCGGATGCTGCTGAATACGGCAAGCGCGGTCGCGCTCGACTTCGAAGGCGGTCGGCGCGACGTGCGCGTGCTGGACGGCGAGGCGTGGTTCGACGTCAGGCACGATCCGGCCCACCCCTTCAGGGTCGCCGGGCGCTATGGCGAGGCCGAGGTGAAGGGAACGTCCTTCGCCGTCCGCTCCGGCGATGAAGGCGACCGCGTCGTTCTGGAGCGCGGACGGGTCGATGTCGCCCGCCTGCCGGACCGTGGGCAGGGCGTGGAACTCCGGCCCGGCGAGATGATCGAGGTGGAGGAGGATGCGCTCTCCCCCATCCGTCCGGCCGATCCCGTGCGTGACCTCGCATGGCGCGAGGGTCGGGTGATCTTCTATTCCAAGCCGTTCGGCGCGGTGATCCGCGAGCTCTCCCGCTATTACGGCGGGCGGGTCATCACGCTGAACGATCGCGCTGCGGACGTGCTGGTCAGCGGCAACTATCGCCTG
- a CDS encoding RNA polymerase sigma factor, producing MAADLESIYLGMRRSLMATALRVVRDPQIAEDLAQESYLRVRRAMEKGPVEHVEAFLHRTAHNLALDYLRKNRTRGHVETMDAAAPSALDVADATPSAEERMIQADRLRHVEDLLTQLPDRARRVWLLSRVEGWSYPRIAEHLGVSPNTVFNDVKLVMGSLRDLFSRLDRG from the coding sequence GTGGCCGCTGATCTTGAAAGCATCTATCTCGGCATGCGCCGGTCGTTGATGGCGACGGCCCTCAGGGTCGTCCGCGATCCGCAGATCGCCGAGGACCTTGCCCAGGAAAGCTACCTGCGCGTGCGGCGTGCCATGGAAAAGGGGCCGGTCGAGCATGTGGAGGCGTTCCTCCATCGCACCGCCCACAACCTCGCCCTCGATTACCTGCGCAAGAACAGGACGCGCGGCCATGTCGAAACCATGGATGCCGCGGCCCCTTCGGCGCTGGACGTGGCGGACGCCACGCCTTCGGCCGAGGAGCGGATGATCCAGGCCGACAGGCTCCGGCATGTCGAGGACCTGCTCACGCAACTGCCGGACCGGGCGCGGCGCGTCTGGCTCCTGAGCAGAGTAGAAGGATGGTCCTATCCCCGGATCGCGGAGCATCTCGGCGTGTCCCCGAACACCGTCTTCAACGACGTCAAGCTCGTCATGGGCAGTCTGCGGGACCTTTTCAGCCGCCTTGATCGAGGATGA
- a CDS encoding ABC transporter substrate-binding protein: MFRTRMFLAATTLAYGLALGTTMAAEPLSVMSFGGAYQEAQRKAVFTAYAEETGRPVSEQEYGGEIAKIKAMIDSGNTTIDVVDVDAPTLLQGCDEGIFETIDWEKIGPKSDWLDGTTSDCGVGTIVYATILSYDEDKLAKPPTKLADLFDLANFPGKRGLWKNPATNLEFALLADGVAPQDVYTVLATPEGLDRAFAKLDTIKKEIVWWEAGAQAPQLLASGEVTMTTAWNGRIFNANKEGRHFGIVWDNQILDSNYWVIPKGAKDMESSLAFIHFAVEPKVLAGIAKYIPYGPVRTTAAAEVASDDARNLPTSPQNLTTSLTLDNAFWADHGDEIRKRFTTWLSN, translated from the coding sequence ATGTTCAGAACACGCATGTTCCTGGCAGCGACGACGCTTGCCTATGGTCTCGCGCTCGGCACGACGATGGCCGCCGAGCCGCTTTCCGTCATGAGTTTCGGCGGCGCCTATCAGGAAGCCCAGAGAAAGGCGGTGTTCACCGCCTATGCCGAGGAGACCGGAAGGCCCGTCTCCGAGCAGGAATACGGCGGCGAGATCGCCAAGATCAAGGCGATGATCGACAGCGGCAACACGACCATCGACGTTGTCGACGTCGACGCCCCGACACTGCTCCAGGGCTGCGACGAGGGCATTTTCGAAACGATCGACTGGGAGAAGATCGGGCCGAAATCGGACTGGCTCGACGGCACGACATCGGACTGCGGCGTCGGCACGATCGTCTATGCGACGATCCTTTCCTATGACGAGGACAAGCTCGCCAAGCCGCCGACGAAGCTGGCCGATCTCTTCGACCTTGCGAATTTCCCCGGCAAGCGCGGCCTGTGGAAGAACCCGGCGACCAATCTGGAATTCGCGCTGCTGGCCGACGGCGTCGCCCCGCAGGATGTCTATACGGTGCTCGCCACGCCAGAAGGCCTCGACCGCGCCTTCGCCAAGCTCGACACGATCAAGAAGGAGATCGTCTGGTGGGAGGCGGGCGCGCAGGCCCCGCAGCTCCTCGCCTCGGGCGAGGTGACCATGACGACGGCATGGAACGGGCGCATCTTCAACGCCAACAAGGAAGGACGCCATTTCGGCATCGTCTGGGACAACCAGATCCTCGATTCCAACTACTGGGTCATCCCGAAGGGCGCGAAGGACATGGAGAGCTCGCTCGCCTTCATCCATTTCGCCGTCGAACCGAAGGTGCTGGCCGGCATCGCGAAATACATTCCCTACGGCCCCGTCCGCACGACGGCCGCCGCGGAGGTGGCCTCCGACGATGCCAGGAACCTGCCGACCAGCCCGCAGAACCTGACGACCTCCCTGACGCTCGACAACGCCTTCTGGGCGGACCATGGCGACGAGATCCGCAAGCGCTTCACCACCTGGCTTTCCAACTGA
- a CDS encoding ABC transporter ATP-binding protein, producing the protein MNTMTMERGRLDKAPPITTASETMVAFERVQKTYDGRTLVVEDLNLAVRRSEFLTMLGPSGSGKTTTLMMLGGFEQPTSGRILLEGQAVERLPPERRDIGFVFQNYALFPHMTVAENIGFPLRYRGIRGAEAKRRVEEALSMVKLTGLGERRPAQLSGGQQQRVALARAMVFKPKLILMDEPLGALDKQLREHMQVEIRRIQQQLGITMVYVTHDQSEALTMSDRIAVFHEGRIQQLSDPMTLYDRPENRFVAGFIGDNNTLACEFAGTENGFGVVRMPDGTRLLTTGPSGQARADLTVSLRPERLGLDGPDRRDAENRIPARVLDRTFLGDRVRLTLEAFGSERLVASVPAAEGAAILPGSRIGMACFAADCRTLTR; encoded by the coding sequence ATGAACACGATGACGATGGAAAGGGGGCGCCTCGACAAGGCGCCGCCGATCACGACAGCCAGCGAGACCATGGTCGCTTTCGAGCGCGTGCAGAAGACCTATGACGGGCGCACGCTCGTCGTCGAGGACCTGAACCTTGCGGTGCGGCGGAGCGAATTCCTCACCATGCTCGGTCCTTCCGGCTCCGGCAAGACGACGACGCTGATGATGCTCGGCGGCTTCGAGCAGCCGACGAGCGGGCGCATCCTGCTCGAAGGACAGGCCGTGGAACGCCTGCCGCCGGAGCGCCGCGACATCGGCTTCGTCTTTCAGAACTATGCGCTCTTCCCGCATATGACGGTGGCCGAGAATATCGGCTTCCCGTTGCGCTATCGCGGCATCAGGGGAGCGGAGGCAAAGCGCCGGGTCGAGGAAGCGCTTTCCATGGTCAAGCTCACCGGCCTTGGCGAACGCCGTCCGGCGCAGCTTTCCGGCGGGCAGCAGCAGCGCGTCGCGCTCGCCCGCGCCATGGTGTTCAAGCCGAAGCTGATCCTGATGGACGAGCCGCTCGGCGCGCTCGACAAGCAATTGCGCGAGCACATGCAGGTCGAGATCAGGCGGATCCAGCAGCAGCTCGGCATCACCATGGTCTATGTGACGCACGACCAGTCGGAAGCGCTCACCATGTCGGACCGCATCGCGGTCTTCCACGAGGGCCGCATCCAGCAGCTTTCCGACCCGATGACGCTCTACGACCGGCCGGAAAACCGTTTCGTCGCCGGCTTCATCGGCGACAACAACACGCTCGCCTGCGAATTCGCCGGGACGGAGAACGGTTTCGGCGTCGTGCGGATGCCGGACGGAACGCGGCTCCTCACGACCGGGCCGTCCGGCCAAGCGCGCGCGGACCTCACGGTCTCGCTCCGCCCCGAGCGGCTCGGCCTCGACGGCCCCGACCGTAGAGACGCCGAAAACCGTATCCCCGCCCGCGTCCTCGACAGGACTTTCCTCGGAGACCGGGTGCGGCTGACGCTGGAGGCCTTCGGCAGCGAGCGGCTCGTCGCTTCCGTGCCGGCCGCCGAGGGCGCGGCGATCCTGCCGGGAAGCCGCATCGGCATGGCCTGTTTCGCCGCCGATTGCCGAACGCTGACGAGGTAG
- a CDS encoding ABC transporter permease — protein MTETMSLAIPPTSGSLGAALRRAERPNRLRAFALALPALLFLVVTFAAPIGLFLTTAVRNPEVRSVLPQTVAALDGWDGRTTPGEEAFAALAADLARAKEDNTAASLGKRLNYESAGMRSRIMSVVRHLGNLKDGALAPQFAALDPVWASPDLWAIIKRNGSAVTPYYLLTSVDLAQDASGGIERVEASQAVFLDILGRTLWIAALVTAATLVLGFPTAYVISLAPSRIAGFLLLLVLLPLWTSLLVRTTAWVVLLQTDGVINQILLALGLTTEKLQLMLTRFGTVTAMTHIQLPFTILPILSVMKSIPEGQMRAARSLGAPPFFAFWRVYAPQTLPGVAAGCLMTFILSLGYYITPALVGGPRDQMMSNFIATYINRDLNWGMAAALACLLLVMTLSIYLVFLRLVGAERIKLG, from the coding sequence ATGACCGAGACCATGTCCCTTGCCATTCCGCCTACGTCGGGCAGCCTCGGCGCGGCCCTGCGCCGGGCCGAGCGGCCGAACCGCCTTCGCGCCTTCGCGCTCGCGCTGCCGGCGCTCCTCTTCCTCGTCGTCACCTTCGCCGCCCCGATCGGCCTCTTCCTCACCACCGCCGTGCGCAACCCGGAGGTCCGCAGCGTCCTGCCGCAGACCGTCGCCGCGCTCGACGGCTGGGACGGGCGCACCACGCCGGGCGAAGAGGCCTTCGCCGCGCTTGCCGCCGACCTTGCCCGCGCGAAGGAGGACAACACCGCCGCATCGCTCGGCAAGCGGCTGAACTACGAAAGCGCCGGCATGCGCAGCCGCATCATGTCCGTGGTCCGCCACCTCGGCAATCTCAAGGATGGCGCCCTCGCCCCGCAATTTGCGGCGCTCGATCCGGTCTGGGCCAGTCCCGACCTCTGGGCGATCATCAAGCGCAACGGCAGCGCCGTCACGCCCTATTACCTGCTGACATCCGTCGACCTCGCGCAGGACGCCTCCGGCGGCATCGAGCGGGTGGAGGCGAGCCAAGCGGTGTTCCTCGACATTCTCGGGCGCACGCTCTGGATCGCGGCCCTCGTGACCGCCGCGACGCTCGTCCTCGGCTTTCCCACGGCCTATGTCATCTCGCTGGCGCCGTCGCGCATCGCCGGATTCCTGCTGCTCCTCGTGCTGCTGCCGCTCTGGACGTCGCTTCTGGTGCGCACCACCGCCTGGGTCGTGCTGCTGCAGACGGACGGGGTGATCAACCAGATCCTCCTGGCGCTCGGCCTCACCACGGAAAAGCTCCAGCTCATGCTGACCCGCTTCGGCACCGTCACGGCGATGACGCATATCCAGCTTCCCTTCACGATCCTGCCGATCCTCAGCGTCATGAAGTCCATTCCGGAAGGGCAGATGCGGGCGGCGCGCTCGCTCGGCGCACCGCCCTTCTTCGCCTTCTGGCGGGTCTATGCGCCCCAGACGCTGCCGGGCGTTGCCGCCGGCTGCCTGATGACCTTCATCCTGTCGCTCGGCTACTACATCACGCCGGCGCTGGTCGGCGGCCCGCGCGACCAGATGATGTCCAACTTCATCGCCACCTACATCAACCGCGACCTGAACTGGGGCATGGCCGCCGCGCTCGCCTGCCTGCTCCTCGTCATGACGCTTTCCATCTACCTCGTGTTCCTGCGCCTCGTCGGCGCGGAGCGCATCAAGCTTGGATGA
- a CDS encoding ABC transporter permease produces the protein MWLPAYATRGERLCRLAVVAFAFAVLVFLIGPLFVVFPLSVSKDPFFTFPIQDYSWRWYADFFQNARWTQSLFNSLVAAACSTALATLLGTLAALGISRPGFPARKAVMALMISPMIMPVVIVAVGAYMFFGSLGLTNTRTGLVLAHAALSIPFVVVTVLSALSTYDANLSRAGASLGAGPVSVFFAVTLPLILPGIVSGALLAFAVSFDEVIVALFLTGAEQRTLPVQMFSGIRDQINPTIMAAASLLTTVSIALFLALSLIRRVRRA, from the coding sequence ATGTGGCTTCCCGCTTACGCAACCCGCGGCGAACGGCTCTGCCGCCTCGCCGTCGTCGCCTTCGCCTTCGCCGTGCTCGTCTTCCTGATCGGGCCGCTCTTCGTCGTCTTCCCGCTCTCCGTCTCGAAGGATCCGTTCTTCACCTTCCCGATCCAGGACTATTCCTGGCGCTGGTATGCGGATTTCTTCCAGAACGCGCGCTGGACGCAGAGCCTCTTCAACAGCCTCGTCGCAGCCGCCTGCAGCACGGCGCTCGCCACGCTGCTCGGCACGCTCGCTGCGCTTGGCATCAGCCGGCCGGGTTTTCCGGCGCGAAAGGCGGTCATGGCACTGATGATCTCGCCGATGATCATGCCCGTCGTCATCGTCGCCGTCGGGGCCTATATGTTCTTCGGTTCGCTTGGACTTACCAATACGCGCACCGGGCTGGTGCTCGCCCATGCGGCGCTCTCCATCCCCTTCGTCGTCGTCACGGTGCTTTCAGCGCTTTCCACCTATGACGCCAACCTCTCGCGGGCCGGCGCAAGCCTCGGCGCGGGGCCCGTCAGCGTCTTCTTCGCCGTCACGCTGCCGCTGATCCTGCCCGGCATCGTCTCCGGCGCGCTGCTCGCCTTCGCCGTCTCTTTCGACGAGGTGATCGTCGCGCTCTTCCTGACGGGCGCCGAGCAGCGCACCCTGCCGGTGCAGATGTTCTCGGGCATCCGCGACCAGATCAACCCGACGATCATGGCGGCGGCGAGCCTGCTTACCACCGTCTCCATCGCGCTGTTCCTGGCCTTGAGCCTCATCCGCCGGGTACGGCGGGCCTGA
- a CDS encoding LysR family transcriptional regulator translates to MRNIPTDLLRTFLAVIDLRSHTRAAEQLGRTQPAISLQMKKLQELLNVSLFTKDASAQPTEAGELVASYARQMLALNDEMVLRLSRRDQHGKIRLGIPNDYADHFLPKLMPRLARSGHDFRFEVVCDLSHVLLQGLRNGLYDLVVAMTPDGPAEGAFMTWKEPLAWVGDSPTSLVTDSGGNLRIVCYPEGCLYRRAMLTALQRDGRGYDLVYTSPSLSGLEAAVGSGFGNTVLARRILPSKLATLDDALGLPRLTDVVVGIYLSSDRKRSAVAESFAAHFADAFLAETRDG, encoded by the coding sequence GTGAGAAACATCCCGACCGACCTTCTTCGCACCTTCCTGGCGGTCATCGACCTGCGCAGCCACACGCGCGCCGCCGAACAGCTCGGCCGCACCCAGCCGGCCATCAGCCTGCAGATGAAGAAGCTGCAGGAACTGCTCAACGTTTCCCTCTTCACCAAGGATGCCAGTGCACAGCCGACCGAGGCGGGCGAGCTTGTCGCGAGCTATGCCCGGCAGATGCTGGCGCTTAACGACGAGATGGTGCTGCGCCTGTCGCGGCGCGACCAGCACGGCAAGATCCGCCTCGGCATTCCCAACGACTATGCCGATCATTTCCTGCCGAAGCTGATGCCGCGCCTTGCGCGCAGCGGCCACGACTTCCGTTTCGAGGTCGTCTGCGACCTCTCCCATGTCCTTCTACAGGGCCTGCGCAACGGGCTCTACGACCTTGTCGTGGCGATGACGCCGGACGGGCCGGCAGAAGGCGCGTTCATGACCTGGAAGGAGCCGCTCGCCTGGGTCGGCGACAGCCCGACCTCCCTCGTCACCGACAGCGGCGGCAACTTGCGCATCGTCTGCTATCCGGAAGGCTGCCTCTACCGGCGGGCGATGCTGACGGCGCTGCAGCGCGACGGGCGCGGCTACGATCTCGTCTATACCAGCCCCAGCCTTTCCGGTCTCGAGGCGGCGGTCGGCTCCGGCTTCGGCAATACGGTCCTCGCCCGCCGCATCCTGCCGTCGAAACTCGCAACGCTCGACGACGCCCTCGGCCTGCCAAGGCTCACGGACGTCGTCGTCGGCATCTATCTGAGCTCGGACCGCAAGCGCTCCGCGGTGGCGGAGAGCTTCGCGGCGCATTTCGCCGATGCGTTCCTCGCCGAGACGCGGGACGGCTGA
- a CDS encoding M24 family metallopeptidase translates to MPNQLLRLQEMHNGRKVQPTFSAGEMERRQNAMRRILEELKLDAAILTSYHNICYFSDFLYCSFGRRYAFVITPEKATSVSAGIDAGQPWRRTFGDNITYTDWQRDNFFHALQTLLPKASRIGIEFDQVDLELRRLLEEAFPNVEFVDIGSPTMWLRTIKSDEEIALIKEGARTADIGGAAVAKAVREGVPEYEVALAGTQAMVRHIASRFPHAELMDTWVWFQSGINTDGAHNPVTSRRVEKGDILSLNCFPMIAGYYTALERTLFLDHASDEHLRIWEINCAVHRRGLELLKPGARCGDVAAELNEIYRDHGLLGYRSFGYGHSFGVLSHYYGREAGVELREDINTVLQPGMVVSMEPMLTIPDGMPGAGGYREHDILVMTEAGSENITGFPFGPEHNILPA, encoded by the coding sequence ATGCCCAACCAGCTTCTGCGGCTGCAGGAGATGCACAATGGCAGGAAGGTACAGCCGACCTTCTCGGCGGGCGAGATGGAGCGGCGGCAGAATGCGATGCGCCGCATTCTGGAGGAACTGAAGCTCGATGCGGCGATCCTGACCTCGTATCATAACATCTGCTACTTCTCCGATTTCCTCTATTGCTCCTTCGGCCGGCGCTACGCCTTCGTCATCACGCCGGAAAAGGCCACCTCCGTTTCCGCCGGCATCGATGCCGGCCAGCCCTGGCGCCGCACCTTCGGCGACAACATCACCTATACGGACTGGCAGCGCGACAACTTCTTCCATGCCCTGCAAACGCTCCTGCCGAAGGCTTCGCGCATCGGCATCGAGTTCGACCAGGTCGATCTCGAGCTGCGCCGCCTGCTGGAAGAGGCCTTCCCGAATGTCGAATTCGTCGACATCGGCTCGCCGACCATGTGGCTGCGCACGATCAAGTCGGACGAGGAGATCGCCCTCATCAAGGAAGGCGCCAGGACCGCCGATATCGGCGGGGCCGCCGTCGCGAAGGCGGTGCGCGAGGGCGTGCCGGAATACGAGGTGGCGCTCGCCGGCACGCAGGCCATGGTCCGCCATATCGCGAGCCGCTTCCCCCATGCCGAGCTGATGGACACCTGGGTCTGGTTCCAGTCGGGCATCAACACCGACGGGGCGCACAATCCGGTGACCTCGCGCCGCGTCGAGAAGGGCGACATCCTGTCGCTCAACTGCTTCCCGATGATCGCGGGCTACTACACGGCGCTGGAGCGCACGCTGTTCCTCGACCACGCCAGCGACGAGCACCTGCGCATCTGGGAGATCAACTGCGCGGTGCACCGTCGGGGCCTCGAACTGCTCAAGCCCGGCGCGCGCTGCGGCGACGTGGCGGCCGAGCTCAACGAGATCTACCGCGACCACGGCCTGCTCGGCTACCGCTCCTTCGGCTACGGCCATTCCTTCGGCGTGCTCTCGCATTACTACGGCCGCGAGGCGGGCGTGGAACTGCGCGAGGACATCAACACGGTGCTCCAGCCGGGCATGGTGGTCTCCATGGAGCCGATGCTGACCATCCCGGACGGCATGCCGGGAGCCGGCGGCTACCGCGAGCACGACATCCTGGTGATGACCGAAGCCGGCAGCGAGAACATCACGGGCTTCCCCTTCGGTCCGGAGCATAATATCCTCCCCGCCTGA
- a CDS encoding transporter substrate-binding protein: protein MVASGKKIISVGVLFSQSGPYGRLGYEGYRGAIAAIEAVNAQDLPFALKPVAADPGGNIDRYAALCDDLVTGHGVRHVVGCTTSWSRKEVIPIVEKRDAVLWYPCVYEGFEASDRVVYIAACANQHLVPLIDFIMPRFGKRAILLGSNYIWGWETNRLAREMLHAADGEVLSERAVAIGDTDIGHLIREIEVRRPDFILNNLIGESSYAFLKAYADLGRRDPDFRATARPVLSCNFYESELERVGGDAEGNFTVSCYFRSLPGEANRAFLEKAQGDASGSGISAFFAQSYSSILLIADGIARAGTDAIEPVLASCKTHATSTPLGDIIVDARTNHIALPAHIGRARNDGGFDIVHLAESAIQPDPFMARTHLKSSMNEGQQPGFLRLVK from the coding sequence ATGGTCGCGAGCGGCAAGAAGATCATCTCCGTGGGAGTGCTGTTCTCCCAGTCCGGTCCCTACGGGCGGCTGGGATACGAGGGCTATCGCGGCGCGATCGCCGCGATAGAGGCCGTCAATGCGCAGGACCTGCCGTTCGCGCTGAAGCCCGTCGCCGCCGACCCGGGCGGCAATATCGACCGCTATGCGGCGCTGTGCGACGATCTCGTCACCGGCCATGGCGTGCGCCATGTCGTCGGATGCACGACGTCGTGGAGCCGCAAGGAGGTCATTCCGATCGTCGAGAAACGCGATGCGGTGCTGTGGTACCCTTGCGTCTATGAAGGCTTCGAGGCGAGCGATCGCGTCGTCTATATCGCGGCCTGCGCCAACCAGCATCTGGTCCCGCTGATCGACTTCATCATGCCGCGCTTCGGCAAGCGGGCGATCCTGCTCGGCTCGAACTATATCTGGGGCTGGGAAACCAACCGGCTCGCGCGCGAGATGCTGCATGCGGCCGACGGCGAGGTGCTCAGCGAGCGCGCCGTCGCCATCGGCGACACGGATATCGGCCATCTCATCCGCGAGATCGAGGTCAGGAGGCCGGATTTCATCCTCAACAACCTGATCGGCGAATCCTCCTATGCCTTCCTGAAGGCCTATGCCGACCTCGGCCGGCGCGACCCCGATTTCCGCGCCACCGCGCGGCCGGTGCTCAGCTGCAACTTCTACGAAAGCGAGCTGGAAAGAGTGGGCGGGGACGCGGAAGGAAACTTCACCGTGAGCTGTTATTTCCGGTCGCTTCCCGGGGAGGCGAACCGGGCCTTTCTCGAAAAGGCGCAAGGCGACGCCTCCGGCAGCGGAATCTCGGCCTTCTTCGCCCAGAGCTATTCCAGCATTCTGCTGATCGCGGACGGGATCGCCCGCGCCGGCACGGATGCCATCGAGCCGGTGCTCGCCTCCTGCAAGACGCATGCGACAAGCACGCCGCTCGGCGATATCATCGTCGACGCCCGCACCAACCACATCGCCCTGCCCGCCCATATCGGACGCGCGCGCAATGACGGCGGGTTCGATATCGTGCATCTGGCGGAAAGCGCCATCCAGCCGGACCCCTTCATGGCCCGGACCCATCTGAAGTCCAGCATGAACGAGGGCCAGCAGCCCGGCTTCCTGAGGCTCGTCAAATGA
- a CDS encoding ANTAR domain-containing response regulator, giving the protein MTKTDRSLAFPSWGAFENWTALIVHRRHANVDAITQQLQRIGVEAVECWPDVPENADISPFNIVFFDVDMGYDGQFPWQPQQAPVPTVALIGSEAPGRIDWALRQGADAQLIKPIGSAGVYSALVIAMHNFHRRHALATEIGALRDSLDQREAVAQATAILMLAENMSPRQAYQKLRLAAMTERVSVEAMARRFLNEQQAGPDRERA; this is encoded by the coding sequence ATGACCAAGACCGACCGCTCCCTCGCCTTCCCCTCCTGGGGCGCCTTCGAAAACTGGACGGCGCTGATCGTCCACCGCCGCCACGCCAATGTGGACGCCATCACGCAGCAATTGCAGCGCATCGGCGTCGAGGCGGTGGAGTGCTGGCCGGACGTGCCAGAGAATGCCGACATCTCCCCCTTCAACATCGTCTTCTTCGATGTGGACATGGGTTATGACGGGCAATTCCCCTGGCAGCCGCAGCAGGCGCCGGTGCCGACCGTTGCGCTGATCGGCTCCGAAGCGCCCGGGCGCATCGACTGGGCGCTGCGGCAGGGCGCGGATGCGCAGCTCATCAAGCCGATCGGCAGCGCCGGCGTCTACAGCGCGCTGGTCATCGCCATGCACAATTTCCACCGGCGGCACGCGCTGGCGACGGAGATCGGCGCGCTGCGCGACAGCCTCGACCAGCGCGAGGCGGTGGCGCAGGCGACCGCGATCCTGATGCTGGCGGAAAACATGTCCCCCAGGCAGGCCTACCAGAAGCTGCGCCTTGCCGCGATGACCGAGCGCGTCAGCGTCGAGGCCATGGCGCGGCGCTTCCTGAACGAACAGCAGGCAGGACCCGACCGTGAGCGCGCTTGA
- a CDS encoding ABC transporter permease → MSALDTLPGNRKKAERGVFARILRRRLAAFGLFVIVLTVVAALFAPWIVPFDPNEQFFDGLTLEGAPLPPDGKFWFGTDLVGRDLFSRLIYGAQTSLIIGVVANGIAVLIGSAVGICAGYFRGWVETVLMRFTDLMMAFPALLLAIVLAAIFKPSLWIVAMVIAMVNWVQIARVLYTETRSLSERDFIEAERAMGAGAPRIILKHILPHLFSTMIVWATLGIATTVLLEATLSFLGIGVQPPTPSWGNIIFENQTYFTSAPWLVFIPGAAILLLALAFNLVGDALRDVLDPTQQGHH, encoded by the coding sequence GTGAGCGCGCTTGATACCCTTCCCGGCAACCGGAAAAAGGCCGAGCGCGGCGTGTTCGCCCGCATCCTGCGCCGGCGGCTGGCGGCATTCGGCCTCTTCGTCATCGTCCTGACGGTCGTGGCGGCGCTCTTTGCGCCGTGGATCGTGCCCTTCGATCCGAACGAGCAGTTCTTCGACGGGCTGACGCTCGAGGGCGCGCCGCTGCCGCCCGACGGCAAGTTCTGGTTCGGCACCGACCTCGTCGGCCGCGACCTGTTCTCGCGCCTGATCTACGGCGCGCAGACCTCGCTGATCATCGGCGTGGTGGCGAACGGCATCGCCGTCCTGATCGGCTCGGCGGTCGGCATCTGCGCCGGCTATTTCCGCGGCTGGGTCGAGACCGTGCTGATGCGCTTCACCGACCTGATGATGGCCTTTCCGGCCCTCCTGCTCGCCATCGTGCTGGCCGCCATCTTCAAGCCGAGCCTGTGGATCGTCGCCATGGTGATCGCCATGGTCAACTGGGTGCAGATCGCCCGCGTGCTCTACACGGAGACCCGCTCGCTCTCCGAGCGCGACTTCATCGAGGCCGAACGGGCGATGGGCGCGGGCGCGCCGCGCATCATCCTCAAGCATATCCTGCCGCATCTCTTCTCCACCATGATCGTCTGGGCGACGCTCGGCATCGCCACCACGGTGCTCTTGGAGGCGACGCTGTCCTTCCTCGGCATCGGCGTACAGCCGCCGACCCCTTCCTGGGGCAACATCATCTTCGAGAACCAGACCTATTTCACCAGCGCGCCCTGGCTGGTCTTCATTCCCGGCGCGGCGATCCTGCTGCTGGCGCTGGCCTTCAACCTGGTCGGCGATGCCCTGCGCGACGTGCTCGACCCGACCCAGCAGGGACACCACTGA